The Amycolatopsis sp. DG1A-15b genome window below encodes:
- a CDS encoding amino acid adenylation domain-containing protein: MTDTKEWTFPASFGQERIWLSNQLDPASPVYNLPCQVRQDLPLTEGQWRAALGVVVGRHEALRTAFRMDGADLVQVVHADVPIDPEVHDLREFPDRETRAAELAEAIARRPIPLDAAPPWRAQLVRLGDADWLLTFVVHHTVFDAGSVLVLASELNEACNAAAEGRLPKLPELAIQYPDYSAWQRGRLPDVRAQLDYWRERLAGLPPVHSLPTDRPRPAEFGFAGDQVDFTLPDGVLDRVGEVGRELSASPFMVLLAAYTALLSRLSGSADIVVGVPVAGRDLPELAPLIGMFVNQLAIRVGCDCELPFADLVGRVRTAVLDAIEHGQVPFQLVADAVRPERDGSVQAVYQLGFNFIPDSGIEPVRYATAKDDVAIDLTATGGRLLYRTDLFDRATAESLVERYLRVLTAAVADPAVAVADLPLLSDAERVQVLEEWSGSSTEDAPLVVERFEDQVRATPDAIAVDLGGVRLTYAELNARANRVAHRLGSGGVAGVCAPNSAELVVGILGALKGGAAYVPLDPANPAPRQALILADAGARVVLTAGDVTLDAETLDLGDPAPWADSSEENPARPGPDDIAYVIYTSGSTGRPKGVEVGHRALATYLGWAREAYPSLAGRALLHTSASFDLTVTTLLGPLTAGGSIVDAGRPDFVKATPTHLAVLPEESYPTGDLVVGGEALMGEAVRPFSGIAVTNEYGPTEATVGCIAHRLDGPVDGPVPIGRPIPGTRAYVLDERLRPVPPGVAGQLFLAGAQLAHGYLGLPELTAERFPEGPFGRMYATGDLARRRRDGTLEYLGRTDDQVKLRGFRIEPGEVEAALRELPDIRDAAVAVREGTLVGYVVGSADGAADALRATLPEYLVPTVFVTLDALPVAASGKLDRAALPDPQLGGGTEYVAPGTAAEELVAEVLGELLGVEKLGVHDDFFAHGGNSLLAIRAMVRIRKQVGVDLPVRGLFSFTTVAELAAEVERRLEADLDQLSDEEVRAQLAEGGPA, from the coding sequence ATGACCGACACGAAGGAATGGACGTTCCCCGCCTCGTTCGGGCAGGAGCGGATCTGGCTGTCGAACCAGCTCGACCCGGCGTCCCCGGTGTACAACCTCCCCTGCCAGGTGCGGCAGGACCTCCCGCTCACGGAAGGACAGTGGCGGGCCGCGCTGGGCGTGGTCGTCGGGCGTCACGAAGCCCTGCGGACGGCGTTCCGGATGGACGGCGCCGACCTCGTCCAGGTGGTGCACGCCGACGTCCCGATCGACCCGGAAGTGCACGACCTGCGCGAGTTCCCCGACCGCGAAACGCGGGCGGCCGAGCTGGCCGAGGCGATCGCCCGCCGTCCGATCCCCCTGGACGCGGCGCCGCCGTGGCGGGCGCAGCTGGTCCGGCTCGGTGACGCGGACTGGCTGCTCACCTTCGTCGTGCACCACACCGTGTTCGACGCCGGCTCCGTGCTCGTGCTGGCGAGCGAGCTGAACGAAGCCTGCAACGCGGCTGCGGAGGGCCGGCTGCCGAAGCTGCCCGAGCTCGCCATCCAGTACCCCGACTACTCGGCCTGGCAGCGCGGCCGGCTCCCGGACGTCCGGGCCCAGCTGGACTACTGGCGCGAACGGCTCGCCGGGCTCCCGCCGGTGCACAGCCTGCCCACCGACCGGCCGCGGCCCGCGGAGTTCGGGTTCGCCGGTGACCAGGTCGACTTCACCCTGCCCGACGGCGTCCTCGACCGCGTCGGCGAGGTCGGCCGGGAGCTGTCGGCGTCGCCGTTCATGGTGCTGCTGGCCGCCTACACGGCGTTGCTGTCCCGGCTGTCCGGCTCGGCCGACATCGTCGTGGGCGTGCCGGTCGCCGGCCGGGACCTGCCGGAGCTGGCGCCGCTGATCGGGATGTTCGTCAACCAGCTCGCCATCCGCGTCGGCTGCGACTGCGAGCTGCCGTTCGCCGATCTGGTGGGCCGGGTCCGGACCGCGGTGCTGGACGCCATCGAGCACGGCCAGGTGCCGTTCCAGCTGGTCGCCGACGCGGTCCGCCCGGAGCGGGACGGGAGCGTGCAGGCGGTCTACCAGCTCGGCTTCAACTTCATCCCCGACTCGGGCATCGAACCGGTCCGCTACGCGACCGCCAAGGACGACGTCGCGATCGACCTGACCGCCACCGGCGGCCGGCTGCTCTACCGCACCGACCTGTTCGACCGGGCCACCGCGGAATCCCTGGTGGAGCGGTACCTCCGGGTGCTGACGGCCGCGGTCGCGGACCCGGCCGTCGCGGTGGCGGACCTGCCGCTGCTGTCGGACGCCGAACGCGTCCAGGTCCTGGAAGAGTGGAGTGGTTCGTCCACAGAGGACGCTCCGCTGGTCGTCGAACGCTTCGAAGACCAGGTGCGGGCGACGCCGGACGCGATCGCCGTCGACCTCGGCGGGGTCCGGCTGACCTACGCCGAGCTGAACGCGCGGGCCAACCGCGTCGCGCACCGCCTCGGCAGTGGCGGCGTGGCCGGGGTGTGCGCGCCGAACTCGGCCGAACTGGTCGTGGGCATCCTCGGCGCGCTCAAGGGCGGCGCCGCCTACGTGCCTCTGGATCCGGCGAACCCGGCCCCGCGGCAGGCGCTGATCCTCGCCGACGCGGGGGCGCGTGTGGTGCTCACCGCGGGGGACGTGACCCTCGATGCGGAGACCCTCGACCTGGGTGATCCGGCTCCCTGGGCGGACTCCTCCGAGGAGAACCCCGCGCGGCCGGGCCCGGACGACATCGCCTACGTCATCTACACGTCCGGCTCGACCGGGCGGCCGAAGGGCGTCGAGGTCGGCCACCGCGCCCTCGCGACCTACCTCGGCTGGGCGCGGGAGGCCTACCCGAGCCTGGCGGGCCGTGCGCTGCTGCACACGTCGGCGTCGTTCGACCTGACGGTGACCACGCTGCTGGGCCCGCTCACCGCGGGCGGGTCCATTGTGGACGCCGGACGCCCGGACTTCGTCAAGGCGACGCCGACCCACCTCGCCGTGCTCCCGGAGGAGTCGTACCCGACCGGCGACCTGGTCGTCGGGGGCGAAGCACTGATGGGCGAAGCCGTGCGGCCGTTCTCCGGGATCGCCGTCACCAACGAATACGGCCCGACCGAGGCGACGGTCGGCTGCATCGCCCACCGGCTGGACGGCCCGGTCGACGGACCCGTGCCGATCGGCCGCCCGATCCCCGGCACCCGCGCCTACGTCCTCGACGAGCGGCTGCGGCCGGTTCCACCGGGAGTCGCCGGGCAGCTGTTCCTCGCCGGGGCGCAGCTCGCGCACGGCTACCTCGGGCTGCCCGAACTCACCGCCGAACGGTTCCCGGAGGGCCCCTTCGGCCGGATGTACGCGACCGGCGACCTCGCGCGCCGGCGTCGCGACGGCACCCTCGAATACCTCGGCCGGACCGACGACCAGGTCAAGCTGCGCGGGTTCCGGATCGAGCCGGGGGAGGTGGAAGCCGCCCTGCGGGAGCTGCCGGACATCCGGGACGCGGCGGTCGCCGTCCGCGAAGGGACGCTCGTCGGGTACGTCGTCGGCAGCGCGGACGGCGCGGCCGACGCCCTGCGGGCCACCCTGCCGGAGTACCTGGTGCCCACGGTGTTCGTCACGCTGGACGCGCTGCCGGTCGCGGCGAGCGGCAAGCTCGACCGGGCCGCCCTGCCGGACCCGCAGCTCGGCGGCGGCACGGAGTACGTGGCCCCGGGCACCGCCGCCGAGGAGCTGGTCGCCGAGGTCCTCGGCGAGCTCCTGGGCGTGGAGAAGCTCGGCGTGCACGACGACTTCTTCGCCCACGGCGGCAACTCGCTCCTGGCGATCCGGGCGATGGTCCGGATCCGCAAGCAGGTCGGCGTCGACCTGCCGGTCCGCGGGCTGTTCTCGTTCACCACGGTGGCCGAGCTCGCCGCCGAGGTCGAGCGCCGCCTGGAAGCGGACCTCGACCAGCTCAGCGACGAAGAGGTCCGTGCCCAGCTGGCCGAAGGCGGGCCGGCGTGA